Proteins encoded by one window of Canis aureus isolate CA01 chromosome 13, VMU_Caureus_v.1.0, whole genome shotgun sequence:
- the LOC144282580 gene encoding uncharacterized protein LOC144282580, with amino-acid sequence MATILDRLDSECFPHCRVQCCSMEHQQEGFDPRKCSREWVAVPHQVFWGPHPAKHLKVLGEKMKQEGVETMAENNQMHRPGQEAERCQLMISFPSYTELAARNPEQSKGKEKEQPPGNQLTNSNQRRRAIVSSLTQPSLLLETMNAIDSRC; translated from the exons atggctaccatattggatcgCTTGGACTCAGAATGCTTTCCTCACTGCAGAGTTCAGTGCTGCTCTATGGAGCACCAGCAAGAAGGCTTTGACCCGAGAAAGTGCAGTCGGGAGTGGGTGGCTGT CCCTCATCAGGTGTTTTGGGGGCCCCACCCAGCGAAACACCTGAAAGTCTTAGGAGAGAAGATGAAGCAGGAAGG GGTGGAGACCATGGCAGAGAACAATCAGATGCACAGACCCGGTCAAGAAGCTGAAAGGTGTCAGCTCatgatttcctttccttcataCACGGAGCTGGCAGCCAGAAATCCAGAGCAGagtaaagggaaggagaaagagcaacCTCCTGGAAATCAGTTGACAAATAGTAATCAAAGGAGAAGAGCGATAGTCTCCA GTCTTACCCAGCCCAGCCTTCTCCTGGAAACAATGAATGCCATTGATTCAAGATGCTGA